The DNA region CGTGCGAGTGACCGATTGCCGCGTGGACGCCGTCTTGCATTCGACGATTCCGACTAGGCAATTTTTTCCGAATCACCGTTTTGACGTTATCGAATTTTTTGAATCTGTCAGTCGCCAAGCGCGCGTTTTGGAATCCCGCGCCAACTTTTTTGGTTAAGCGCGCCTGAATTGCCGCAACGACGCGTACAACGCACCGAGGATCAGCGGGAATTTGCGCATGACGATGATGACGATCGACGCCTCGCGTCGGGCGCAGAATGTTTCTGCATGCTCATTCGATGTCTTCGATACATTTCTGCTGCGCGCCTGCACTACGCCAGATGGCGTGTTTGAAAGGGTTTTTCAGCTTTCTAATGTTTCTGAAAAGTTTCCAAATATTTCTATCAGTTTCGTTCAGCATCGAATCCAAGCTGAAGCCCGCGCGCGCAAGCTCGCGAAAGAACGTACCGGCTCGACCGAAGTTCATATCTCCGATATCTATAAGTACTTTCCTTTCAAGCTGTTCGGCCTGAAACGCGACGAGCTGGAGGATCTCGCCGAGCTCGAATTCGAAGTCGAGCTCGAGCTGTGCCGCGTTAATCCAGAAATCATTCAGCAATATTTAGACATGAATCGAGGCGGCTTCCGCGTCGGTTTCATTTCCGACACCTACTGGAACGGCGACCAGCTCGCCCGCCTGCTGCGCAACTGCAGCCCGGGGCTGAGCTGGGATTTCCTCTACGCGTCCTGCGACCACGGCAGCAGCAAGAGCGAGGCGCTGTTTGCGACCTATCTCGCCGAGCAAGGCATCGACCCCGCCGGCTCGTTCCATATCGGCGACAACCACAACGCCGACATCAAGGGCGCGCGCCAGCACGGCATTCGCCCGCGCTATTATCCGCAGGCCAGCGCTTCATTGGCGTCGAAGCTGCAGCGGGAGACCGCGCTGTTCGAGCTGTTGTGCCCTGACCAGCCGTCGCGGCTCGATCACGGCGCCCGCACCTTGCGGCGCGTGGTGACCGCCCAGAGCGCGGAGCACTCGGCCGCCTTCCACCTCGGCGTCACCGTGCTCGGCCCGGTGATGACGGCGTTCGACGCCTTCATCGAGACGCGCCGCGCGGCACTTGCAAGCGAAGGCGCGCGCGTCGCAGTCGGCTTCCTCGGCCGCGATGGCTTTCTGCCGCACCGGATCTGGCAGGACGCGCATGGCCGCACCGGTGCCTATCTCGAGATCAACCGTCGCATCAGCCTGGTCGGCTCGGCCGATACGCTCGAGCCCCTCACCGATCTCCTGAGCCGGGTCGCCAAGATCGACGCGCCGACCTTCGTCGACATCGTCAAGGTGCAGCCGCCGGCGGTGATGGCCTATTTCGCGCGATGCCCCGACGGCATCAGTGATGGCAAGGAGTTCGCCGAGGCCCTGCCCGATCTGATGGACGTCAGCGAAATCACCGACATCTCGGCCGGCGTCCGTTCGCGCGTGCTGGCCTATCTGCGCGCCCAGATCCCCGATTTCGACAGCTGCACCGACCTGATCCTGGTCGACCTTGGCTATTCCGCGAGCGTGCAGAAGTCGCTGCGACGCATCTTCGACCGCGAAGGCATCCGCATCCGCCTGCACGGTGCCTATCTGCTGACGCTGGACGATGCCTTCGACGACATCGCCGACGACGACACCGCGGAAGGACTGATCTCCGATCGCGTGGTGACGCCGCATGTCAAACGCATGCTGATCCGCAACGTCGCGCTTCTGGAGCAGCTCTGCTGTTCGGCGGAAGGATCGGCGCGCGACTATCGCGACGGCGAGG from Bradyrhizobium genosp. L includes:
- a CDS encoding HAD family hydrolase, translating into MNRGGFRVGFISDTYWNGDQLARLLRNCSPGLSWDFLYASCDHGSSKSEALFATYLAEQGIDPAGSFHIGDNHNADIKGARQHGIRPRYYPQASASLASKLQRETALFELLCPDQPSRLDHGARTLRRVVTAQSAEHSAAFHLGVTVLGPVMTAFDAFIETRRAALASEGARVAVGFLGRDGFLPHRIWQDAHGRTGAYLEINRRISLVGSADTLEPLTDLLSRVAKIDAPTFVDIVKVQPPAVMAYFARCPDGISDGKEFAEALPDLMDVSEITDISAGVRSRVLAYLRAQIPDFDSCTDLILVDLGYSASVQKSLRRIFDREGIRIRLHGAYLLTLDDAFDDIADDDTAEGLISDRVVTPHVKRMLIRNVALLEQLCCSAEGSARDYRDGEVLREGDQRPAAQLAIATEVQSGAVSYASRARDLAPRYALLPYADPPVAARWAAAVLGRLLLLPDDDELVLLGGFKHDVNLGTQALAPLLDAGFVSDRIIARGLGGACTSPAPPMWLAGSLAVLSPSHAYFYALFGANRLPANVFGEAQCGTLQVGLFGSDGQAALEAISVYHTGLGDLRLHIPLSRGMAVETIALPLAKLMREGMLHGITVQYGKTPAKAADNSDLKAIADGRLVYAGLEQSGRHFRAANDDGMLLIPVDGFEDDFAIYTIALTSLSHDRILAVGEHDTNGAPSATLTWRNANHPSITNGN